ACTCATGCACTCCATGGCCGACCGGACCGGATCCTCGTCCCCCGTGGCCAGCTTCTTGCGAAAAAGCCGCTGGGAGAACGTGCCGGACGTTCCGCCATAGCCCACGACGGCGACCCCCAGCTGGGTGATTCCCAGAGGCAAGCTGTCATGGGAGGCCACGATGCTGGTCACGGCCTCGACCCGGCCTGGGAACAACAACGCCTCGAAGACCGTCCGAAGCCGCTTCTCGCTGGCCGGGTAGACCCCCGCCACGTCGAGCTTCGTGTGCTCCTTGAGGTTGCGAAGGATCCCCGTGCGGACCGTCGCCTGGATGGCCTCCTCGGCGGTCGCCGAGCTGGAGACCTGGGCGTGGATGCCGTCGATCAGTTTTTCAATGTCGAGCCCGATCGACCAGGTGTCGAGATCGAGCGTGGTTTCCAAGTCTTCATCGAAGCCCGACCGGTAGTCATCGTCTCCGATGAAGCGCCCCTGCCCCGCTGTGACACCACGCGCCATGCTCAGTCACGCTCCTCATCATTCGGTACACACGTCAGGAAAGGACGCCGTGAAGGTTGCTCCAACAACAGCCACCGCGCGTAGGTCCGCGCTTCCTTTGCCGGCAGCCCGAAGCGGGAGATCAGGCTGGCCTCCAACTCCTCCCGCCTCCCGTGACTGAGCAGCGGGAGGAGCTCCTGCCGGGGCGCCAACAACTCGAAGGCGAGCCGGTCTGCGCGCTGCTCCGACTCCATCACCTGCCCCGTGCGAGGTTTTCCCTCGCCGTTGCGGTCCATGAAGTTGGTCGGGACGCGGTAGGGAACGCGTTCGAATACGCAGAACAACTGTTCAGCGACGGAGGGGGTCTGGGTACCGTCCAGCACCGGAAGGATGCTCTGCCCCCACCCCCCTATCGCCCGTTGCCGGGGTTGAAGATGGTCGAGGACGAAGTGGGCCACCTCGTGCGCCAACGTGAAACGCTGCTCGTCGGCCGGGTCCGTGCTGTTCAGGAAGAGCACGGCCACCCCGGATTGGGCCACGGTGAACCCATGCTTAAGGCCATTCGTTTCCATGAGTCCCCCGTGCGCGCGTTTGTGAGACACCAGCCACTCCAGCCCCTTCTGGGGAGTGAGTTCGGGCACAGGCACCACGGTGATCGGTAACGCCAGGGGAATGTCCTCCGCCAAGTCCCTGGGAAAGACGGTGGAGGCGGGCAGGCCGCAATCCTTCACGGCTTCTTGCAGCCAGCCCTCACTCATGTGTCCGTCCCGTCATCCTGGGAGTGGTCTCGCGCCGCCAGCAGATAGGAGTCATCGCGCACGGAGGTCCGTCCATTCTCGACCGAGGGGAGCCTGTCCAATACCTCGACCCGCCTGAGCACCGCCGCGAGCCGGCGAGGATCCACGGCGAAACGTTCTCCGATCATACGCAAATGCTCGGCGAAACGCCCCTGCTCGGGACGGCGGCACAGGGAGAGTTCATCGAGCACCGTCAGGGAGCAGCCCAGCATCGCGGCAAGCTCCTCGGCGGATTTGCCCTCGTGCTTGCGGTATTGCGCGAAGACGTAGGCAAGCGACGCGGGGTCCTCCGCGCTGCGTTCAGCCGCGGCCTTGAGCCAATCAGGCGCCGTCATCTGAGTCCTCCTTTCCGAAGAAACGTTCCAACAGCTTCATGAGGCGATCCCGATGCCGCTTCACCTCTAACCGGCGGTCTTCCTTGGACATCGGAGGCAACCGCAAGGCCTTCGCCAGCTCCTCGGTCGAGCTCTCCCCTGTCAGCACCAGCCGGAGCATGGCCTGGTCCTGCTCACTCAGAACCTTCCCCTTCTCCAGCAATTCCACGATTTGACGCACCCGCGCAGAGGTTTCCATCCTCTCCACTGGATCGTTCGGAGTCCTCAGCAAGAGTTCGACATCGCCCTGCTTTTTTTCTCGCTGGGCCTGCGCCTGAACGGAGCGAAACCGGTCCGCCGCCTTATGTTTGGCCACCCCCATGATGTAGGTGAAAGGGTGAACCTTCCGGGGGTCATAGCGCTCCGGCTGTTTGCGGTAAGCCAGGACCGCCTCGAGGGCGGCATCGCGGGCGACATCGATGTCGTAGCCAAGCCCCTCCAGCTTCTTCGCGAGCCGCTCCATGTACATCGGGAAAACGTCGTAATAGGCCAGCGGATCGCCCTCCAGCAGCCGCTGGTGCAAGACCATTTCTGCTTCCGGTGATGGATTGCGCATCCCCTCCTCCTCGCCAGGACGTGGCCGCTCATGCATCCGATGCATCTCACCCGGTTCTTCGATGCAGCGCCGTGGAGTTCGACAAGCGCATGGCGTGTGACATGACGTTCAAGGTTGGCTCATCCCGCCCTCCGATTCCTCTCCCCCTTTGGGGGTATTGACAACCGCACGCCATCCCATCCAGCCGGATAAAAGCGAGGGCCGCGGCGAACTCGGGCTTCTGGCCACGAACCTTTTCCTGAAGGCACGGCATGACGCCGGGCCATCCCGAGGGGTTCATGACGACATTGCGTTGCCACATCGCCACCACCCAGCAGCAGCTCGACGATGCGCTGCGCGTGCGCTGGGAGGTCTTCGGCAAGGAGCTGGAACTGCTCGAGCGCACAGCCCACGCCGTGCCCCGGGAGAACAATGGCTTCGATACCCTGGCGACCACCGCGCACGTCCTCGTCTACGCGGATGACGTGCCCGTGGCCACCGCCCGCCTGTTGCTGCCCAACCCCGAGGTGGCCCGTGCCACGGGGAGCCGGCTGGGCATCGATCTGGAGACCAAGGTGGACCTGTCGGAACTGGGGGGCCCGGGCCTGGTGTTCGCCGAGACCACCCGCTTCTGCATCCTCAAGGACTGGCGCCACTCCGCGGTCCTCATGTGGCTGTACGCCGGGCTCCATCAGGAGAGCCGCCGCCGGGGGGTGACGCACTGGATCGCCTCCGCGAACACGGAGACGGACTCGGCCGAGGACGCGCACATCCTCTTCCAGGTGGCCGCCTACCAGGGCCTGCTCAGCACCCGGTGGCGCGCGCGGACGCTCACCTGCCCCAGGGCCCCGGAGGCGCCGGCCGCGCCCTTCTATACCCCCGAGCAGAGAGCGCACGCCCGGCAGGGGCGGTTCGAAGGATTGGGCCTTCCCCCCGTGTTGTCTCTTTTCTCCGGCAAGCTGGGCGCGCGGTTCATCGCCGAGCCCCTCTACGACGCGCGCTTCCGCCGCTTCTCCCTGCCGCTCGTCTCAGCGCTCCAGGATGTTCCCACCAGCACGCAGAAGTTCTTCGACAAGATGACCGCCCGCGCCTCGCGCGGTTGAGCCGCGCCGCTCGCGCCCGAATCCCCCTTCCCACCCACTTCAAATCAGCACCCACGGTCCCCCTCCCGGGGCCCGGACAGGAGACGTCCATGAACCCGCACACCGAATCCCCCTTCACGATGAACTGGATCACCGCCCTGGAGCACGAGGCGCGCACGCTGCTCGAGGAGCTGGACGCGCACCCCGAGGCGCGGCGGCTCTTCGACGGCAGCATCGACAAGGACCGCTACGTCCACTATCTCCTCCAGACGTTCCACTACGCGCGGTGGACCACGCCTCTGTTGGCCGAGGCGGGCCGGCGCATGAAGCGCCTGGGCCTGCACCCCCAGTTGGGGGAGCTGCTCCTGCAGAAGGCCGCCGAGGAGCGCGGGCATGAGCGCTGGCTGCTGGCAGACCTGAGGAACCTGGGCTGGCCGGCCGGGCGCGTCGAGCGGCAGACGCCCACCCCCGCGGTCGCCGCCTATGTCGCCTGGAACCGCTTCACCTCGCGCTGCGGCCGGCCCGAGGCGTTCCTGGGCACGGCTTATGTGCTGGAGTACCTGTCCGTGCACCGCGCCACCCAGTCGGTGGAGCGGATGCTCGCGGCCAACACCATTCCCAACATCCGCAAGGCCGTCACCTTCCTGAAGGCGCACGGCACCGCGGATGAGGGGCACGTGGAGGAGCTGACGTCGCTGCTGGGTCCCTTGCGAGACCGGGAGGAGCAGGCCGCGCTGCTGCTGTCCGCACGCACCACCCGTGTTCTCTACCTGGGCCTCTTCGTGGAGGCCCACGGGGACACGGCGCCTGTCTCCTGAGGACGCCGTTCGCCGTCCACTCCGCACTCAAGGGCGCCGGGGCGGGTCCTTCCTCAGGGAAGGCTCGCTCCGGCGCCGAAGGGGCTCAGGAACGCAGGGCCAGGGCGATGAGCCCAGACCGGTTCGGTACATTCAATCTCTTGTAAGCCGACTGGACGTGGTCCTTCGCCGTGTCCTCGGTGATACCGAGCTTGCTGGCGATCTCCTTATCCGTCAGCCCTTGCACCACCAGGGCCGCCGCCTCGAACTGTCTGGGCGTCAGGATCCGCCGCCATTGCTCGGGGATCGCATGGATCTCCTTCAGCCGTAACTCCCAGAGGCCGCGGCCATCGATGCGCTGCAGCCGGGTGAAGGACACCTCCAGGGCACTCATTCCCCGCTCCTCCCGCCACACGTGTGTGGAAGG
This is a stretch of genomic DNA from Stigmatella aurantiaca. It encodes these proteins:
- a CDS encoding ImmA/IrrE family metallo-endopeptidase produces the protein MSEGWLQEAVKDCGLPASTVFPRDLAEDIPLALPITVVPVPELTPQKGLEWLVSHKRAHGGLMETNGLKHGFTVAQSGVAVLFLNSTDPADEQRFTLAHEVAHFVLDHLQPRQRAIGGWGQSILPVLDGTQTPSVAEQLFCVFERVPYRVPTNFMDRNGEGKPRTGQVMESEQRADRLAFELLAPRQELLPLLSHGRREELEASLISRFGLPAKEARTYARWLLLEQPSRRPFLTCVPNDEERD
- a CDS encoding RNA polymerase sigma factor, producing MRNPSPEAEMVLHQRLLEGDPLAYYDVFPMYMERLAKKLEGLGYDIDVARDAALEAVLAYRKQPERYDPRKVHPFTYIMGVAKHKAADRFRSVQAQAQREKKQGDVELLLRTPNDPVERMETSARVRQIVELLEKGKVLSEQDQAMLRLVLTGESSTEELAKALRLPPMSKEDRRLEVKRHRDRLMKLLERFFGKEDSDDGA
- a CDS encoding GNAT family N-acetyltransferase; this translates as MTTLRCHIATTQQQLDDALRVRWEVFGKELELLERTAHAVPRENNGFDTLATTAHVLVYADDVPVATARLLLPNPEVARATGSRLGIDLETKVDLSELGGPGLVFAETTRFCILKDWRHSAVLMWLYAGLHQESRRRGVTHWIASANTETDSAEDAHILFQVAAYQGLLSTRWRARTLTCPRAPEAPAAPFYTPEQRAHARQGRFEGLGLPPVLSLFSGKLGARFIAEPLYDARFRRFSLPLVSALQDVPTSTQKFFDKMTARASRG
- a CDS encoding iron-containing redox enzyme family protein — translated: MNPHTESPFTMNWITALEHEARTLLEELDAHPEARRLFDGSIDKDRYVHYLLQTFHYARWTTPLLAEAGRRMKRLGLHPQLGELLLQKAAEERGHERWLLADLRNLGWPAGRVERQTPTPAVAAYVAWNRFTSRCGRPEAFLGTAYVLEYLSVHRATQSVERMLAANTIPNIRKAVTFLKAHGTADEGHVEELTSLLGPLRDREEQAALLLSARTTRVLYLGLFVEAHGDTAPVS